Proteins encoded in a region of the Diospyros lotus cultivar Yz01 chromosome 9, ASM1463336v1, whole genome shotgun sequence genome:
- the LOC127810634 gene encoding uncharacterized protein LOC127810634, giving the protein MKFYLRGVAYLVQKENNVRETTQRKKERHKRRRRRKEMKGVMMEATNEDGGDRDGVGGDNRDVSDIRGDDHDGDGVSDGNEVATVTDGNGRGDRRRWRQQRWSWRRLSWRRWKW; this is encoded by the exons ATGAAGTTTTATCTGCGTGGGGTCGCCTACTTAGTCCAAAAAGAGAACAACGTCAGGGAAACAACacagagaaaaaaagagagacatAAG cgacgacgacgacgaaAGGAGATGAAAGGGGTGATGATGGAGGCGACGAATGAAGATGGAGGCGATAGAGATGGGGTTGGAGGCGACAATCGCGATGTAAGTGACATTAGAGGCGACGATCACGATGGAGATGGAGTCAGCGATGGCAATGAGGTGGCGACGGTGACGGATGGAAATGGAAGAGGTGACagaaggagatggaggcaaCAACGATGGAGTTGGCGACGGCTATCATGGAGGAGATGGAAGTGGTGA